The sequence below is a genomic window from Dyadobacter sp. CECT 9275.
TTTGTATATGAAGGCCTGAAAAGTACCATTGCAGAGGATTCGGACCGGGAATGGACAGCGCGTTACAGTGCCTGGTTCCTGATTGCAGCGCTGGGGTGGCTCGTTATTTCGGGGATTGTTCTTTACGGCCCCGTGCTGGTCGAAAAACTCCTGGGGATGGGTTATGTTCTTACTTTTGGAGCTGCTATCAGTTACCTCACCGCATACCTGGGACAACGCTCTTCTTCCAATGGAAAGTCAGGAAAAGATGCAGAAAAAAACACCGGCCTGCTTTCTTACCTGAGCCTGCCGTTACTGGCGCTGCTGGCGCTGGTTGCGCTGTTGGTTGCGTTATCCTACCTGGTAATGACATTCCTGGGAATTTTGATCGAAGGAAATGACTTTTCCTGGAGAAATTTTTCACCTCTGAAGGCAGCTGCGCAGAATCCCATTTATGCCGTCCTGGTTTTTGCCGGAATGCTGGTGCTTACCTTTATTTCTTCCAAACTGATAGACAGTAACCGCTTTTCCCTTCACGCCATGTACCGGTCCCGGCTGATCCGCGCCTACCTTGGCGCAGCACGGCCGGAAGGTGTCCGGCGCCCCGATCCCTTTACCGGATTTGACGAATCAGACAACATTGATATGGGTAAGCTGGCCAGAAAAGATGCTTCGGGGCAATTAAAAAAGCCTTTTCATATCATTAACCTGGCTATGAACCTGGTGGCCGGGAAAAATCTTGCCTGGCAGGAACGCAAAGCCTCTTCCTTTACAGTATCTTCTTTACATGCCGGTTCACTTGGACTGGGTTACCGCAGGGTGTATCTGGAGAGTCAGCCGGGTGCCAAAAAACTACAATATGGCGGCGATGACGGGATTTCTCTGGGAACAGCCCTCACCATTTCCGGGGCTGCTGTAAGCCCGAATATGGGGTATAGTACCTCGCCGCTTGTTGCGTTTTTCATGACCCTGTTCAATCTCCGGCTGGGCTGGTGGCTGGGAAATCCCGGCCCGGTAGGCGACCAGTCATTTTTCCGCTCTTCTCCCAAGCTGGCCATTGTACCCATCATGAGCGAAATGTTTGCGCAGACCAACGACCTGAATCAGTATGTCAACCTATCCGACGGCGGGCATTTTGAGAACCTGGGACTTTATGAAATGATCTTACGCCGAAACCGGTTCATACTCCTCAGTGATGGCTCCTGCGATGCATCCTGTCAGTTGGAAGATCTTGGAAATGCAATCCGTAAAATCAGGATAGATTTCGGCACGATCATAGATTTCCCCCTGGGTTTTGATATGTTTTCGCGCCTTGATGCTGACAAAACCAATGGAAAATACTGGGCAATAGGCCGGATCAGGTATCCCGAAAATCAAAACGAAACAGACAGCAATAGTCCTGTTTTTCACAAAACCGATGGAATATTGCTTTACGTCAAACCCGGTTTTTATGGTACCGAACCCAAGGATATTTTTAACTATGCCAGTGTAAACCCGGCCTTTCCCCACGAAACAACCGCAGACCAGTTTTTTAGCGAAAGCCAGTTTGAGAGTTACCGGGCACTCGGAATCCATGCTACAGAACAGATTAACGAGCAGCTGACGAAAACTTTTGATCTCAGTATCAATTCCTTTATCCAGGCAAAAGGTGACGACTGGGAAACAAAAATTATAAGCCCGCTCAACACGGGGATAAAGAAACGCACCGAATTTGCCAGGCCCAAATATCAGCCAACACCCGCACCCAAAAGATAAATTTAACCTATTGCCCCTTAGGCATCCTGAGCGTGGGAGACGTATGATCACAAATTGTGGGACTCTCCGGACCGGAAGGTTCAAAGTTATACGCTAATTTTACCGGAAATCAGTCTTGTCCGGGAAAGAACCATGCGTCGTTGCCATTTTATACTTTTTGTACTTTTTATTTTTAATAATACTTTTGCTCAGACTTTAAGGTTCGGTTTTGCCGACAGCACGTTTTTACCCCCAAAACCGGCTGGTCAAATGCACGGAATTTCTGGCATTGAATATATTAAGTCGAAGAAGCAATGGCATTTTGCGAGCGACAGAGGCGCCTATTATATTTTTGAGGGAATCCGCAATATCAGGGATTTCGGAAAGCTGGAAGACAAGATTACCCCAAAACTAACCCCTTACTGGTTTGAATCCATCCGTGTTGATCCGGTGACGGACAGGTTCTTTTTTGCAGTCGAAAACGAGTACAAACCATTATGGGAAAATCCCGATACCACCACTTATGTTGCTTACTACAACCAGTACCTTCCCAAAAAGTTTACCCCTGCTTACCTGATCCCCCCAACACACCTTTTTGCGGATAACAAAGGAATTGAAGCAATAGCCATCTCGGACAGCGGGAAAGTGTGGATTGCACCCGAAGCTGGCTGGAAGGGCGAGGCAACCCTGCTGCAGGATACCATCCATATTTTACGCTTTGCGGATCATGGTGCCGGATATATGCAGGAAGGTATTTACAGCTACAACCTGGAAAGAAATGGTTGCCCCAACAGTACCTCAGGTGAAGAACTGGGAGGTATTTCTGAAATTGTAGCACTGGGAGAAAACCAGCTTCTGGTACTGGAAAGGTGTTATGACAACGGACCCGGCGGATCGGATCGGATAAAGGCCCGGTTATGGCTGGCAACCGTGCAGGGCCGTCAATTGATAAAATCCCCTGAACCAGCTTTTGACTTTAATAAAGAATTGCCCTTCGCCCCGGATAACCTGGAGGCAATGGCCTGGTGGCCGTCCGAAAACGGAAAAAGGCGATTGCTCATCGTGAGTGACGATAACCCTGGCCTGAAAAACAAACAAAGAACCCAGCTTATTCTGCTGGAAGAAAACTAAAGCCTCCGCCAGGTCGCAAACGCTTCTATTTATCATTCTACCGGTTTTGATTATAAGCAAATAAGGTTTTTGCAAATCGGGAAGCCACAGCTGGACGAGGCAAAGCTGCAAACTTGTATATTAGCTCAAAATCCATCTTGGCTCATCCGACCTCTTATTTCTGAACCCAGCTGTTCTGTATGAAAAAAATTCTGCTATTGCTAACACTCCCTTTTCTTGCTTCTGCGCAGGACGCTCAGGATCAGATCATTGAAAAAGCTGCGAAAATACATAAAAGGGTTTTAACCATAGACACCCATGCCGACGTCCCCATTAATATGATGAAGGATGGTTTTGACATTTCGGTAGAGCACGATTACGAAAAAGATGGGTCGCAGATTGACTTCCCAAGAATGAAAAAAGGTGGCATGGACGCCATGTTTTTCGCGGTATATCTCGGGCAAGGCAAAAGAACGCCGGAAGCTAACGCAGAAGCAAAAAAGAACGCTCTTGCTATTTTTGATAAAATCCATGAGGCGGTAAAGCTGCACCCCGACATGGCAGGGATAGCCACTACCTCCAAAGAGGCCTACCGGCTG
It includes:
- a CDS encoding esterase-like activity of phytase family protein, encoding MHGISGIEYIKSKKQWHFASDRGAYYIFEGIRNIRDFGKLEDKITPKLTPYWFESIRVDPVTDRFFFAVENEYKPLWENPDTTTYVAYYNQYLPKKFTPAYLIPPTHLFADNKGIEAIAISDSGKVWIAPEAGWKGEATLLQDTIHILRFADHGAGYMQEGIYSYNLERNGCPNSTSGEELGGISEIVALGENQLLVLERCYDNGPGGSDRIKARLWLATVQGRQLIKSPEPAFDFNKELPFAPDNLEAMAWWPSENGKRRLLIVSDDNPGLKNKQRTQLILLEEN
- a CDS encoding patatin-like phospholipase family protein; the encoded protein is MITPNPSLRLVEILKDEFKNLYGSPEAVKMVLADKGRISCRNSRELLKRIEWCLEAKEHKGLNLRASPADGKYTFALSQFDQLRFSKLSAWSEEKAESAETDDSMSIALSITEISVENALTAKIGEKDLLLKEEWMMDAPLRAYTRGLLDLYINDRSWWKKLTSRSEKATFSDQDIFTLNRLVIEDVYSEFVLRKDDQELEELRMNMHHKYQKALCLSGGGIRSGTFALGVIQGLASLGIKPDDFTFLSTVSGGGYTGGWLTSWLHHEGADKVHQQLKPQNVLPREPGPIRHLRQYSNYMSPLVGLFSADTWTLLAIYIRNLIVNWLIIIPFLTAFVALPWFFSSLLHLTVPHVYPIAGILIGGILFIYSDLYTKKHPPLPKPSSDSNPMLSVEDTKSTDKSSQTKFLAFCLLPGAAGVLIWAISWYWFINADFSSASQSLRDFHDIFIMESHKDERKWWVVAVAVVFVLIELAIFYIVEKRQRYIPHFLKNPDTRLGRFFLQIGKRIDDIPPRFKTGKAKDKRGHELVFLAIAGVLSGILLTFISDLLPDNTHTPEKTIVYTCLAFPLFMLTLLFNSFVYEGLKSTIAEDSDREWTARYSAWFLIAALGWLVISGIVLYGPVLVEKLLGMGYVLTFGAAISYLTAYLGQRSSSNGKSGKDAEKNTGLLSYLSLPLLALLALVALLVALSYLVMTFLGILIEGNDFSWRNFSPLKAAAQNPIYAVLVFAGMLVLTFISSKLIDSNRFSLHAMYRSRLIRAYLGAARPEGVRRPDPFTGFDESDNIDMGKLARKDASGQLKKPFHIINLAMNLVAGKNLAWQERKASSFTVSSLHAGSLGLGYRRVYLESQPGAKKLQYGGDDGISLGTALTISGAAVSPNMGYSTSPLVAFFMTLFNLRLGWWLGNPGPVGDQSFFRSSPKLAIVPIMSEMFAQTNDLNQYVNLSDGGHFENLGLYEMILRRNRFILLSDGSCDASCQLEDLGNAIRKIRIDFGTIIDFPLGFDMFSRLDADKTNGKYWAIGRIRYPENQNETDSNSPVFHKTDGILLYVKPGFYGTEPKDIFNYASVNPAFPHETTADQFFSESQFESYRALGIHATEQINEQLTKTFDLSINSFIQAKGDDWETKIISPLNTGIKKRTEFARPKYQPTPAPKR